The following is a genomic window from Hymenobacter sp. APR13.
GTGGATGCAGGGTAGCCACGTATCCACGGTGGGAATCGGCCTTGTCAAGCGGGGCCGGGTGCGAACCGTGCGCGTGTAGGGCGAACTGGCCCCCGGTAAGCCGGCGCCCCGCGCGACGCTATTTCCCGTGGCGTCGCTGACCAAGCCCGTTGTGTCGCTGACGGTGCTGCAGCTGGTGCGGCAGGGCCAGTGGAACCTGGATGAGCCACTGGTGCACTACTGGACCGACCCGGATCTGGCCGCCGACCCACGACTGTCCCAACTTACCACGCGCCTGGTGCTCAGCCACCGGTCCGGCTTGCCGAACTGGCGCTACCAGCTGCCCGGAGGCAAACTGGCCTTCCTGCACGCGCCCGGCTCGGCTTACGGCTATTCCGGAGAAGGCTTCGAATACCTTCGCCGCGCCCTGGAGCGCAAATTCGGCTGCTCTTTGCAGCAGCTCTCCGACTCCGTGTTGCTGCGGCCGCTGCGGCTGCGGGATACCCGCTACAGCTGGGCCGATGACCGGCTGCTGGACTCCACCCGCCTGGCCGTCGGGCACGACGCGCGCGGGGCGGTGCTGCGCACCCCCAAGCCCGCGGCCCCCAACGCCGCCGATGGCCTGGTTACCACGGTGCAGGACTACACCCGGTTCGGCGCGTGGGTTATCCGGCAGACCAGCAAACCCGACAGCGTGTGGCAGGCGATGGTGGCCCCCCTCACTCCTACCGGGCAGCCCAATCAGGCCATGGGCTTAGGATGGGAAGTCCGCACCATCACCAGCCAGCCTGATCAGGGGTATCTGCTGTTGCACTCCGGCCGGGACGAGGGGCTGTTCACCCTGATTGTACTGCATCCGCGGACCCGCCGGGGCCTCGTGCTGTTCACCAACGCCGACCGGGGCGCCGAACTCATCATCAAGGTGCTGCGGGCTACCTTGAACCTGCCGGAGCTGGAATCCTGAACGGGTAGCCGGGTACAAGTATAGGTGCCGTGGTTGATCAGCCTCCGGGAGGCACCTCGCACTGCCTGTATCTGATCGGCGTTCTGCACTTTGCCACGCAAAAGTGCCCCGTAGTCGGCCGCTGCCCGCTGGATAAGCTAGGCATTGGACGATTACGGGGCACTTTCGTCAAGGGCAGGTGCCTACTGGGCGGCCTGCTCCTCAGCGCTCGTCAGATCAGCCAGCGTCAGCTCTTGGGCGAATTCCTCCATCGGGGTGCGCACCTTCTTCATGTTCACCAACCAGTCTTCCGACTCCTGCCGGTAGCCAAGCGGCAGCAGCACCGCACTGCGGTAGCCACTGCCTTTCAGCTGCAGCAGGGTATCCAACTGCTCGGCGTTGAAGCCTTCAATGGGCGTAGCGTCCACGCGCTGTTCCGCCGCCGCCGCAATGGCCATGGCAAAGGCAATGTAGCTCTGCTTGGCCGCGTGCTGCGCGTGCCACTCCTGGCCCAGGGGCTCGTACATGGACCACAGATTCTGCTTGTAGTCGGCCATGGTCTGGTGCGGCAGGCCGCGCTGATCCATGGTGTAGTTGAAGACGCGCGTGATGCGCTCCTCGCTGTAGCCATCCCAGGCCACAAACACCAGCAGGTGCGAGCAGTCCGTCACCTGGCTCTGGTTGAAAGACACCTCCCGGATCTTGGCCAGCAGCGCCGGGTCCGAGATAACCAGGATTTTGTAGGGCTGCAGTCCCGACGAGGACGGGGCCAGGCGCGCCGCTTCCAGGATATAATTCAGCTTATCGGCGGGGATACGCTCGCCGTTCATTTTTTTGGTGGCGTAGCGCCACGTCAGGTCTTCGAGTAATGACATGTTGAAAGGTGTTTTTCCTGGAATAGATCCGGGGCAAAGGTAAATGCTCTTGCTGACAAGCCGTACCTTTGGGACAAAAGGTAACCGGGACATCCGCGGCCCTCTGGTGACAACCAGGTAACTACTCCTTCCCATGCAGCAAGACCCGGCCGATCATTGCTTCACGGGCGCCTGTGCCCATCGCATGCGCGCCATCGACGATACGCTCGATATCCTGAGCGGCAAGTGGAAGCTCGCCATCATTGCCCGCCTCTGCCACCAGCCGATGCGCTACTCGGCTCTGCTGCGCGAGGTGACGGGCATCTCCGGCAAAGTACTGAGCCGGGAGCTGCAGGACCTGGAAACCAACGGGCTCATTGTGCGGCACGTGGCCACGAGCAAACCCCTGACGGTTACCTACAGCCTTTCCGAAACCGGCCGCTCGCTGACCGCCCTAACCGACAGCCTGGCGGAATGGGGCCTGGCCCACCGCGCCCGCATGATGCAGGCAGGCAACTAAACCTGCGCGCAGTTTGATCGAAGCCGCCGGCATTCGCCCGTGCACACCCCTTGATGCGCGACTCTCAATGATCAGATAGCTGCCACTGTATCAAGGAAGCTCCGTGCTCCTTCAGCTCAAGCAGGCTGCGCCGCTATACCGTTAGAATAACGGTACGCTCGTTGATGCTGACGTTTAGGCTGTGTCTGAAAAGGCGTGTTGCGTATCTTATGGTATGGCAGCACGGTATGAGTTAACGGATGCTTGATGAGCCGCGGTGGAAAGCGACTTACCCCCACAACGTCTGGGGCGTTCCCGGCGCGATGACCGCCAGCAAAACAACTTGTAGAGCAATGTCGTGGACGGCGGCCGCGTATTCGGCTTCCTCGCCCGTGTAGCCCTGGTCGGCACAGGCCACTTCGACGCGCTGACCCGTGACCTGCTGCACCCACTCACACAGCGTGGCGACTTGCCCGCGGTCCGGTTCACTGGCTGGCGTGACGATGGCAGCCAGGCAAGTGGCCCAGCGTATCCACGGCCACATGCACCTTGCTACCCTTGCGCCGTTTGGCCCCAACGTAGCCCGCATGGGCTCCGCTCTCGGGCGTGCTTTGCAGCGTACGCGAGTCCAGAATCACGGCCGTAGGTTCGGCTTGGCGACTGGCCAACAGACACGCCAGTTCGCGTAAATTAGCCAGCAGATGCTCAAAACAGCGGTTGCCCAAGCCAGCGCGCCCACTGCTGATACATGGCCGGCCAAGGCGGCAAATCGTGCGGGCGGTAGCGCTAGCCGCAGCCGGATTTGATCAGGCAGCGGACCGCGTTGAACAAGTCCCGCAACGAATGCTGCCGCTGCGGCGCCACAAACGCTCATTCTGCATCCGTTACATCACTGGGGTAACCAACTTGCCGGGCCATACTCCCAATTTAACGTATCAGTCCATAACAGGCTCTAGACAAAGCAAAGCAGTCACAGCCGTCGTGGGGGCATTGAAAAAACACGTGTAACTGCGCGTCTGGAGAGCATAGATTCTGTGTAGCGAACTCATGCCCGACCAGGGGATTGATAACAGACGGGCTACCGCCTTCCTCCTGTGTCAACCAAGGATAATTGAAACTGGAGTGTTAACTTCATCTGCCTCTCTCATGCCTACCTGTATCAGGCAATAAGCGCTTGGCTGCTAGTAGTTGCGGCACTGTACGCTGGCATGATTGAGACTTCTTTTGCAGCTTCTTATCACCTGAATTCATTTCCTCATGAGCAAGCAACGACATAGTGAAGACGATGAGCCAGAAGATGCAGGTCTTATTCAATCTGAGCCACTTACGGAAGAAGGTCTGCGGGAAATATCCCGGTTTATCGCAGAAAGCAAAAAACGCTGGTCGAGCCAGATGGGACAGCATCCGTACCCACCGGGACAAGATCAGCCACCTCAAGAGGGAAACCTATAATAACAGGTTCTTTTAGTACTCTCTTAAGGTTATTCAGCATATATACTGACTGAAACAGCGGTACATGAACGACTTGCTGAACCAGCATACCCACTTCAGTCCTACATGCTGATTGGAGCTGGCCATCTCAGCAATCCTGATTTGGGATTAGGTTCGGCTTCCTGAAGCTTGGAGTCTGGGGGGCCGAGCATAATCAGGGAATTCATAGCTAGGAACTTCAATACAAGTGCCAATGCTCCACTTCAGCAAGGATAGTATGGTACTCGGGGCTGAGCGGGCGGGCATGCATGCTACAGTAGGCTTGCAAGCCCTTAGTGTGGTGGTTTCGTGTGGCTTACTGAGGGCAATGCAGTACATATTGCCATAGCGAACGCGGTAGTAGCGGATGGTATTCATGTACTAAGATGTTTCGGCTTCCCGATGCCCAGCCTATCAGTGATGCGGCGAGTGGCCTGCTGATGGTCGCAGTTAATCTGCTCTTGACCGGCTTTAGGGAGCTAGCGGTTAGGCTGGAAATGGTGCTTGACGGCCGGTGCACCTCCTAGTGATAGTAAGTGATCTGCTTGGAGACGAGCAGCTACTGCGGCTCGGCGGGTATCTGCTCAGTATCATACGGGATATCAGTACCAGTTCCCGGATTCGCCAGCGAAGCCCTGATGAGTTGCTCCACCCGTGCCAGCTTAGTCCGCTCCCTGGCCTGGGGGTGCTCAAGCACCTGCAGCATTGCGCGCAGCTGTTTGCGCAGACGATACGCTTTCTGCTGGTGCTCTTTCGGTAGCTGGCGGGCCGAGGCTAACTGCTCGGCGAGCTGACGGTTTGCCGCTCGCTGCTGCTGCAGCTGGCTGCTGAGACTTTCCATTTCATCCTGCAGCTGGTTGCGTTCCCGCCGCAGCGAATCGGTCTGGCTGACCTGGGGCGTCTGGTGATAGAACTCGTTAGCCAGGGCCAGGGCCTGCAGGCCCGTCTCCAGGGGAATGCCTGCAGCGTCCAGCGCCAGTTGGGCTTGTCGCAGGTGCGGAGGCATGCCGAAGGGACCGGAACTCATCTGATTCATATAATGGATCGAAAACAGCAGGACACTGAACGCCGGGCAGGCTCCCGGCACCTGCGGGCCCTGGTGCTGCCACCTGGTCCGTTACGGTAGCCAAATGCCGCGTGCCGGCGCCTAGTAGTGCTACGCAAACTCAGACACTTGTGCTGCGGGGCGGCTTCCTTGCTGCTGATTTCGGCTGGCAAGTACCGAGTGCTGAGCATCGACACAAGACCACTGAAGTACTGGGTAGCGGATCTGACCACTCAATATGCAGGAGGCGGATCACCTTTTGGTATCACATGC
Proteins encoded in this region:
- a CDS encoding serine hydrolase domain-containing protein, with product MAPGKPAPRATLFPVASLTKPVVSLTVLQLVRQGQWNLDEPLVHYWTDPDLAADPRLSQLTTRLVLSHRSGLPNWRYQLPGGKLAFLHAPGSAYGYSGEGFEYLRRALERKFGCSLQQLSDSVLLRPLRLRDTRYSWADDRLLDSTRLAVGHDARGAVLRTPKPAAPNAADGLVTTVQDYTRFGAWVIRQTSKPDSVWQAMVAPLTPTGQPNQAMGLGWEVRTITSQPDQGYLLLHSGRDEGLFTLIVLHPRTRRGLVLFTNADRGAELIIKVLRATLNLPELES
- a CDS encoding winged helix-turn-helix transcriptional regulator — protein: MQQDPADHCFTGACAHRMRAIDDTLDILSGKWKLAIIARLCHQPMRYSALLREVTGISGKVLSRELQDLETNGLIVRHVATSKPLTVTYSLSETGRSLTALTDSLAEWGLAHRARMMQAGN
- a CDS encoding nitroreductase family protein; this translates as MSLLEDLTWRYATKKMNGERIPADKLNYILEAARLAPSSSGLQPYKILVISDPALLAKIREVSFNQSQVTDCSHLLVFVAWDGYSEERITRVFNYTMDQRGLPHQTMADYKQNLWSMYEPLGQEWHAQHAAKQSYIAFAMAIAAAAEQRVDATPIEGFNAEQLDTLLQLKGSGYRSAVLLPLGYRQESEDWLVNMKKVRTPMEEFAQELTLADLTSAEEQAAQ